A genomic stretch from Bacillus sp. E(2018) includes:
- a CDS encoding nuclear transport factor 2 family protein: MTSYQEEKLLVRSYFEALERATPKQVNDVLEEFTADGYSWRGVYPFRELKGAVAVAETFWIPFLTSVKKVQRRQDIFMAGTNEVSGEKWVMSMGHLMGLFDEDWMGIRRTGKMINLRYAEFHCVEDGKITQTGLFVDLIGFMLQAGVNPLPPSTGSYFVYPGPRNHDGLLFEDAPETEGVKTLNLVNQMVNNLSELNKSGKMGCPPELLEQTWEEDMIWYGPGGIGASYTIPRYQMQHQLPFREGLKDKKFNGHVCRFAEGAFACFFGWPNLSNTPIGGFLGLPGGEVKGDMQVVDVYYRRGDKLSENWVLIDIPYWLKQQGLDIFERTQAVMNPIL; encoded by the coding sequence GTGACTAGTTACCAAGAAGAAAAATTGCTTGTAAGGAGTTATTTTGAGGCATTAGAGAGGGCTACGCCGAAGCAAGTTAATGATGTTTTAGAGGAGTTTACTGCTGATGGTTATAGTTGGAGAGGGGTGTATCCGTTTCGTGAGCTGAAGGGAGCAGTAGCAGTCGCGGAGACTTTTTGGATACCTTTTTTGACGTCTGTAAAGAAGGTTCAACGCCGTCAGGATATTTTTATGGCAGGGACGAATGAGGTTAGTGGTGAGAAGTGGGTTATGAGTATGGGGCATTTAATGGGCCTGTTTGACGAGGATTGGATGGGGATCCGTAGGACGGGCAAGATGATCAACCTAAGGTATGCGGAGTTTCATTGTGTGGAAGATGGTAAGATTACGCAGACGGGTTTGTTCGTTGATTTAATTGGTTTTATGCTTCAAGCGGGGGTGAATCCTTTGCCACCGTCTACGGGGAGTTACTTTGTGTATCCAGGACCGAGAAATCATGATGGCCTTTTGTTCGAAGATGCTCCAGAAACCGAGGGTGTTAAGACCTTGAATTTAGTGAACCAGATGGTGAATAATTTATCGGAGCTGAATAAGAGCGGGAAGATGGGATGTCCTCCGGAATTATTAGAGCAGACTTGGGAGGAGGATATGATCTGGTATGGACCTGGTGGAATTGGGGCAAGTTATACAATTCCTAGGTATCAGATGCAGCACCAGCTCCCGTTTCGAGAGGGATTGAAGGATAAGAAGTTTAACGGTCATGTTTGTCGTTTTGCTGAAGGGGCATTTGCTTGTTTCTTTGGTTGGCCAAATCTTTCGAATACACCGATTGGTGGATTTCTCGGTTTACCAGGGGGAGAGGTGAAGGGAGATATGCAAGTGGTAGATGTGTATTATCGCCGAGGAGACAAGCTATCTGAAAATTGGGTGCTGATTGATATTCCTTATTGGCTGAAGCAGCAAGGATTGGATATTTTCGAAAGGACACAAGCGGTGATGAATCCGATCCTTTAG